A single genomic interval of Bradyrhizobium japonicum USDA 6 harbors:
- a CDS encoding Bug family tripartite tricarboxylate transporter substrate binding protein — MRSMWLGLVSAVLLATSPVKAQDSYPSKQVTVIVPFAAGGTADIFARMVSNHLQVKLGKPFVVENVGGAGSILGVTRLAKAAPDGITLGLASTSALAINPTLYGPKLSYQPDRDLVPVAQISVVPNVLVVNPNKIKARSVPELIAYLKANPDKVSFGSAGVGTSQHLAAELFQQMTGTKMVHVPYKGSSQMLTDLLSGQIDLAFDNVPLLLPQVKTGQLAMLATATPKRAAFDPEVPAVAEFLPGFEAVAWHGFFVPAATPKPIVEKLSGEIRAFMQQPETVQKMAELGAAAVAVDSEPFKAYIASETERWKKVIEAANIRLE; from the coding sequence ATGAGATCGATGTGGCTTGGTCTTGTGTCAGCCGTGTTGCTGGCGACGTCGCCGGTAAAGGCGCAGGACAGCTATCCGTCCAAGCAGGTGACGGTGATCGTGCCCTTCGCCGCCGGCGGCACCGCCGACATCTTCGCGCGCATGGTGTCGAACCATCTGCAAGTGAAGCTGGGCAAGCCGTTCGTGGTCGAGAATGTCGGCGGCGCCGGCTCGATCCTCGGCGTGACGCGCCTGGCGAAAGCGGCGCCTGACGGTATCACGCTCGGCCTTGCCAGCACCTCTGCGCTCGCCATCAACCCCACGCTCTACGGGCCGAAGCTCAGCTACCAGCCGGACAGGGACCTGGTGCCGGTCGCCCAGATCAGTGTCGTGCCGAACGTGCTCGTGGTGAATCCCAACAAGATCAAGGCGCGCAGCGTGCCGGAACTGATCGCCTATCTGAAGGCGAACCCGGACAAGGTCTCGTTCGGCTCGGCCGGCGTCGGCACCTCGCAGCATCTTGCCGCCGAACTGTTTCAACAGATGACCGGCACCAAGATGGTGCATGTGCCCTACAAGGGCTCCAGCCAGATGCTGACGGATCTGTTGAGCGGCCAAATCGATCTTGCCTTCGACAACGTGCCGCTGCTGCTGCCGCAGGTGAAGACCGGCCAGCTCGCGATGCTCGCCACGGCAACGCCCAAGCGTGCCGCCTTCGATCCGGAAGTCCCGGCCGTCGCCGAATTCCTGCCGGGCTTCGAAGCGGTGGCCTGGCACGGCTTCTTCGTTCCCGCGGCCACGCCGAAGCCCATCGTCGAAAAGCTGTCGGGCGAGATCCGCGCCTTCATGCAGCAGCCGGAGACGGTGCAGAAGATGGCCGAACTCGGCGCGGCCGCGGTTGCGGTCGATTCCGAACCTTTCAAGGCCTACATCGCCTCCGAGACCGAGCGGTGGAAGAAGGTGATCGAGGCCGCGAATATCAGGCTGGAGTAG
- a CDS encoding ABC transporter substrate-binding protein, with amino-acid sequence MNFKHVTGLFCAAAMFLALGSGAHAQDKVIKIGVIMPMSGGTASIGAHAKAALEVAMDIINNAHPELGNLPLAKNAGLAGLGGAKIEAVFADNQGNPATGQNQALRLITEDKVAAVFGSYQSGVTLTSSAIAEKYGVPFLNSESVAANLTERGFKWFFRTTPIATDFAKIYVDFLADIKAQGAKTDSVAIVHDNTEYGTSVANTIAGAFKEKGQPVALDVAYPVNATDLQGQVLQLKDKKPDVVIMISYTSDAILFAKTMQSLDYKPPVLLADDAGYSDPSFTKAVGKISRGVFNRSSWVVGPPGSASAIIADMYKKKSGEEMDDTVARQMQGFFVLADAIDRAGSTDPAKIQAALKATDLKPEQLMIGYKGVKFDDKGQNVLASGAIIQLQDGENYVSVWPKANAEKAPVLPYKGW; translated from the coding sequence ATGAATTTCAAACACGTCACCGGGCTGTTTTGCGCAGCCGCGATGTTCCTTGCGCTGGGCTCCGGCGCGCACGCTCAGGACAAGGTCATCAAGATCGGCGTCATCATGCCGATGTCCGGCGGCACCGCCTCGATCGGTGCGCACGCCAAGGCGGCGCTCGAAGTCGCCATGGACATCATCAACAACGCCCATCCTGAGCTTGGTAATCTGCCGCTGGCGAAGAACGCCGGCCTTGCCGGCCTCGGCGGCGCCAAGATCGAGGCTGTGTTCGCCGACAACCAGGGTAACCCGGCGACGGGCCAGAACCAGGCGCTGCGCCTGATCACGGAAGACAAGGTAGCGGCCGTGTTCGGCTCCTACCAGTCCGGTGTCACGCTGACTTCGAGCGCGATCGCCGAGAAATACGGCGTTCCCTTCCTGAACTCGGAATCGGTCGCCGCCAATCTCACCGAGCGCGGCTTCAAATGGTTCTTCCGCACCACGCCGATCGCGACCGATTTCGCCAAGATCTATGTCGACTTCCTCGCCGACATCAAAGCGCAGGGTGCCAAGACCGACAGCGTCGCGATAGTCCATGACAACACCGAATACGGCACCTCGGTCGCCAACACGATCGCCGGCGCCTTCAAGGAAAAGGGCCAGCCGGTCGCGCTCGACGTCGCCTATCCCGTCAATGCGACCGACTTGCAGGGCCAGGTGCTCCAGCTCAAGGACAAGAAGCCCGACGTGGTCATCATGATCAGCTACACGTCGGATGCGATCCTGTTCGCCAAGACCATGCAGTCGCTCGACTACAAGCCGCCCGTGCTGCTGGCCGACGATGCCGGCTACTCCGATCCGTCCTTCACCAAGGCGGTCGGCAAGATCTCGCGAGGCGTCTTCAACCGCTCGTCCTGGGTCGTGGGACCGCCGGGCTCGGCGTCCGCCATCATCGCCGACATGTACAAGAAGAAGAGCGGCGAGGAGATGGACGACACGGTCGCCCGGCAGATGCAGGGCTTCTTCGTGCTGGCCGATGCCATCGACCGCGCCGGCTCGACTGACCCGGCCAAGATCCAGGCCGCGCTGAAGGCGACGGACCTGAAGCCCGAGCAGCTCATGATCGGCTACAAGGGCGTGAAGTTCGACGACAAGGGCCAGAATGTCCTGGCGTCCGGCGCCATCATCCAGCTTCAGGATGGCGAAAACTATGTCTCGGTGTGGCCGAAAGCCAATGCCGAGAAGGCGCCGGTGCTGCCCTACAAGGGCTGGTGA
- a CDS encoding iron-containing alcohol dehydrogenase, with translation MTNAFTPIEIQRPTILEFGNGTITAAARFAERIGARRPLVISDPFNARRVDALALPGAVKVFGDVKPEPDLPNLEKAVAMARDVKPDLVVGFGGGSAMDLAKLVAVLCTSDVAFADIVGPEKVAGRSVPLMQIPTTSGTGSEAGTRALVTDPVSQNKQAVQSRFMLADIAIVDPDLTMTVPKEVTAATGVDALAHCVEAYTSRKAHPMIDLYALEGARLVGQYLKRAVADGGDREARAGLSLASLYGGYCLGPVNTTAGHAVAYPLGTRHHVAHGLACALIFPHTLAFNMPAVEAKTVAVLAALGLPAQNDAKLAFDATYDFCKNLGIEMRLSALGVPKGDLGVMADEAHAIRRLLDNNPRDLGRDAILNMYEVAF, from the coding sequence ATGACCAACGCCTTCACGCCCATCGAAATCCAACGTCCCACCATCCTGGAATTCGGCAACGGCACCATCACGGCTGCTGCGCGCTTCGCCGAGCGGATCGGCGCCAGGCGGCCGCTGGTGATTTCTGATCCGTTCAATGCGCGCCGCGTCGACGCGCTGGCGCTGCCGGGCGCAGTGAAAGTGTTCGGCGACGTGAAGCCCGAGCCGGACCTGCCCAATCTCGAGAAGGCCGTCGCGATGGCACGCGACGTCAAGCCCGATCTCGTGGTCGGCTTCGGCGGCGGCAGCGCGATGGATCTTGCCAAGCTGGTTGCGGTGCTCTGCACCAGCGACGTGGCCTTTGCCGATATCGTTGGGCCGGAAAAAGTCGCCGGCCGCAGCGTGCCGCTGATGCAGATCCCGACCACGTCGGGCACCGGCAGCGAGGCCGGCACCCGCGCGCTGGTCACTGATCCCGTCAGCCAGAACAAGCAGGCGGTGCAGAGCCGCTTCATGCTGGCCGATATCGCCATCGTCGACCCCGATCTCACCATGACGGTGCCGAAGGAGGTCACTGCGGCCACCGGCGTCGATGCGCTGGCGCATTGCGTCGAGGCCTACACCAGCCGCAAAGCGCATCCGATGATCGACCTTTATGCGCTCGAGGGCGCGCGGCTCGTCGGGCAATACCTCAAGCGGGCGGTCGCCGACGGCGGCGATCGCGAGGCACGCGCGGGTCTCTCCCTGGCCTCGCTCTATGGTGGCTATTGCCTCGGGCCGGTGAACACCACTGCCGGGCATGCCGTCGCTTATCCGCTGGGCACGCGCCATCATGTCGCGCATGGGCTCGCCTGCGCCCTGATCTTCCCGCATACGCTGGCCTTCAACATGCCGGCAGTCGAGGCGAAGACGGTCGCGGTGCTGGCGGCGCTCGGCCTGCCGGCGCAGAACGATGCGAAGCTCGCATTCGACGCCACTTACGATTTCTGCAAGAACCTCGGCATCGAGATGCGGCTGTCCGCGCTCGGCGTGCCCAAGGGCGATCTCGGCGTCATGGCCGACGAGGCGCACGCCATTCGCCGCCTGCTCGACAATAATCCGCGAGACCTCGGCCGGGATGCGATCCTGAACATGTACGAGGTCGCGTTCTAG
- a CDS encoding caspase family protein — MLTPFDVPNDLLNHNATWYLSRPETVATVWHDVVPVPASRSIVSAARGIARIDTRPTRRALLIGINDYPKPADRLEGCVNDVFLMSSVLQESDFKPDEIRVVLNERATAQGIMERLHWLLEGVRDGDQRMLFYSGHGAQIPRYNPSGAPDSVDECLVPYDFDWTPERAILDRQFCQLYSQLPYDCYFVAMLDCCHSGGMTRDGGPRIRGLTPPDDIRHRALRWEASEGMWVPREFPPLNESLSKSKNGADYLGDNGATERLGRSMALRTQPDKEYNKTRAELGHHGPYLPILLEACQEQELSYEYRDGVTSYGAYTFCMAKVLREQRDRGANPSFKELSELVTAKLRRLKYNQTPNLVGAKKRVSAKIPWGAADAGRGQRRTPKKRAAKTGRKKRR, encoded by the coding sequence GTGCTGACACCGTTCGATGTCCCCAACGATCTTCTGAATCACAACGCGACCTGGTACCTGTCGCGCCCCGAGACCGTCGCCACCGTCTGGCACGACGTGGTCCCGGTGCCGGCGTCACGCTCCATCGTCAGCGCCGCGCGGGGGATTGCCCGCATTGACACCCGGCCGACCCGCCGCGCCCTGCTGATCGGCATCAACGACTATCCCAAGCCCGCGGACAGGCTCGAAGGGTGCGTCAACGACGTATTCCTCATGAGCTCGGTGCTACAGGAAAGCGACTTCAAGCCGGACGAAATACGCGTCGTGCTCAATGAGCGGGCGACGGCGCAGGGCATCATGGAAAGGCTTCACTGGCTGCTCGAGGGCGTCCGCGACGGCGACCAGCGTATGCTGTTCTACTCGGGCCATGGCGCCCAGATTCCCAGGTACAACCCGAGCGGCGCACCGGATAGCGTCGACGAGTGCCTGGTCCCCTATGATTTCGACTGGACGCCCGAGCGCGCGATTCTCGACCGCCAGTTCTGCCAGCTCTACTCGCAGCTTCCATACGACTGCTATTTCGTCGCCATGCTCGACTGCTGCCATTCCGGCGGCATGACACGTGACGGCGGTCCGCGCATCCGCGGCCTGACGCCGCCCGATGATATCCGCCACCGGGCGCTGCGGTGGGAGGCAAGCGAAGGCATGTGGGTGCCGCGTGAGTTCCCTCCCCTGAACGAGAGCCTGAGCAAGAGCAAGAACGGCGCCGACTATCTCGGCGACAACGGCGCCACGGAGCGGCTCGGGCGCAGCATGGCGCTCCGCACCCAGCCCGACAAGGAATACAACAAGACGCGGGCCGAGCTCGGGCATCACGGACCTTATCTGCCGATTCTCCTCGAGGCCTGCCAGGAGCAGGAGCTATCCTATGAATATCGTGACGGCGTCACGTCGTATGGCGCCTACACGTTCTGCATGGCGAAGGTGCTGCGCGAACAACGAGACCGCGGCGCCAATCCGTCGTTCAAGGAGCTGAGCGAACTCGTCACGGCCAAACTCCGTCGCCTCAAATACAACCAGACGCCCAATCTCGTCGGCGCCAAGAAGCGCGTCAGCGCGAAAATTCCATGGGGCGCGGCAGATGCAGGTCGCGGCCAGCGGCGGACGCCGAAAAAGCGTGCCGCCAAGACGGGCCGGAAGAAGCGCCGCTGA
- a CDS encoding DUF1428 domain-containing protein gives MPYVDGFVLAVPKDKIEAYKALARKACAVWMEHGALDYVECMGDDVPYGELTSFPRAVIAKEDEVVVFSWIVYRDRETRDAVNKKVMADERLKGADMPFDGKRMIYGGFTTLLRASDVVG, from the coding sequence ATGCCCTATGTCGATGGTTTCGTGCTGGCCGTGCCGAAGGACAAGATCGAGGCCTACAAGGCGCTGGCGCGAAAGGCCTGCGCGGTGTGGATGGAACACGGCGCGCTCGATTACGTCGAGTGCATGGGCGACGACGTTCCCTATGGCGAGTTGACCTCGTTTCCGCGCGCGGTGATCGCGAAGGAGGACGAGGTCGTGGTGTTCTCCTGGATCGTCTACCGTGACCGGGAGACCCGCGACGCCGTCAACAAGAAGGTGATGGCCGATGAGCGGCTCAAGGGCGCCGACATGCCCTTCGACGGCAAGCGCATGATCTATGGCGGCTTCACGACGTTGCTGCGGGCGAGCGACGTCGTCGGCTGA
- the pdxA gene encoding 4-hydroxythreonine-4-phosphate dehydrogenase PdxA, which translates to MTSRHLAITMGDPAGIGPEIIVKACVGLKDRIAKGDLRILIIGSGAALDGAKAALGAAVAIPEVSADDADWPNLCFLQADVEGTPIKPGVLSADGGRFAYKAIEQGVRLTQAGRTAAIVTAPLNKEALNKAGYHFPGHTEMLAHLTGVRGSVMLLAHGNMRVSHVSTHVALEDVPKRLTPERLRMVIDLTNEALLRLGIAKPKIAIAALNPHAGEGGLFGRQDIDVSAPTIAKAVADGLDVVGPVPGDTIFVKLRAGQYDAAVAMYHDQGHIPVKLLGFQVDPATGRWQELSGVNITLGLPIIRTSVDHGTAFDIAGKGIANEHSLIEAIDYAERLSAGASASKS; encoded by the coding sequence ATGACCTCTCGTCATCTTGCCATCACCATGGGCGATCCGGCCGGAATCGGCCCGGAGATCATCGTCAAGGCCTGCGTCGGGCTGAAGGACCGGATTGCGAAAGGCGATCTGCGCATCCTGATCATCGGCAGCGGTGCCGCGCTCGATGGTGCAAAGGCCGCGCTCGGTGCTGCCGTTGCGATTCCGGAGGTGAGTGCCGACGATGCTGACTGGCCGAACCTCTGTTTCCTCCAGGCCGATGTCGAGGGCACCCCGATCAAGCCCGGCGTGTTGAGCGCCGATGGCGGCCGCTTTGCCTACAAGGCGATCGAGCAGGGCGTGCGTCTGACCCAGGCCGGGCGGACCGCGGCCATCGTCACCGCGCCGCTCAACAAGGAAGCACTCAACAAGGCCGGCTATCACTTCCCTGGCCATACCGAGATGCTGGCGCACCTCACCGGCGTGCGCGGATCGGTGATGCTGCTCGCCCACGGCAACATGCGCGTCAGCCATGTCTCGACCCACGTGGCGCTGGAAGACGTGCCGAAGCGTCTGACGCCGGAGCGTCTGCGCATGGTGATCGATCTCACCAACGAGGCCTTGCTGCGGCTCGGTATCGCCAAGCCCAAGATTGCGATCGCCGCGCTCAATCCGCATGCGGGCGAGGGCGGTCTGTTCGGCCGGCAGGATATCGACGTTTCGGCACCAACGATTGCCAAGGCCGTCGCCGATGGCCTCGACGTCGTCGGCCCGGTGCCCGGCGACACCATCTTCGTCAAGCTGCGCGCCGGCCAGTACGATGCTGCGGTCGCGATGTATCACGACCAGGGGCACATCCCCGTCAAGCTGCTGGGCTTCCAGGTCGATCCTGCGACCGGCCGCTGGCAGGAGCTCTCCGGCGTCAACATTACGCTGGGCCTGCCGATCATCCGCACCTCCGTCGATCACGGCACCGCCTTCGACATTGCCGGCAAGGGCATCGCCAACGAGCACAGCCTGATCGAGGCCATCGACTATGCCGAGCGGCTCTCCGCTGGCGCTTCCGCCTCCAAGTCATGA